From a region of the Triticum aestivum cultivar Chinese Spring chromosome 7D, IWGSC CS RefSeq v2.1, whole genome shotgun sequence genome:
- the LOC123169739 gene encoding F-box protein PP2-B10: MGSRAGGTETAEERTRVCDLPEACVAHVIALTSPRDACRCAAVSPCFRDAAGSDVVWARFLPPDYLQLHQAPARRFPLSRSASTASAAASASSTKKEAYLGLTDAALLVDGGGMAVWLAKESGAKCVAISARRLSLPWEDGEFSWRWTPHPLSRFADVAQLVDCTCLDIYGRLPTAALTPATAYAAYLVFATEDAHRGLSFPDQETTVSVGGSAPSRHAVCLRPDPTDARRFRDDKVMDGVHVRGPVLRGDGWWEVEMGLLRTRDEAAAGEEVAVSFEILGWYPKRGLIVEGIEFRPI; this comes from the exons ATGGGCAGCCGCGCGGGTGGCACGGAAACGGCGGAGGAGAGGACGCGGGTGTGCGACCTCCCGGAGGCGTGCGTGGCGCACGTGATCGCGCTCACCTCCCCGCGGGACGCCTGCCGCTGCGCCGCTGTCTCGCCCTGCTTCCGCGACGCCGCCGGCTCCGACGTCGTCTGGGCGCGTTTCCTCCCGCCGGACTACCTCCAGCTGCACCAGGCGCCGGCCCGGCGATTCCCGCTCTCGCGCTCCGCCTCCAcggcctcggcggcggcgtcggcgtcgtccacCAAGAAGGAGGCCTACCTCGGGCTCACCGACGCGGCCCTGCTGGTGGACGGCGGCGGCATGGCGGTGTGGCTGGCCAAGGAGAGCGGCGCCAAGTGCGTGGCGATCTCGGCGAGGAGGCTCAGCCTGCCGTGGGAGGACGGCGAGTTCAGCTGGAGGTGGACGCCCCACCCGCTCTCCAG GTTCGCGGACGTGGCCCAGCTGGTGGACTGCACGTGCCTCGACATCTACGGCCGGCTCCCCACCGCCGCGCTCACGCCGGCCACCGCCTACGCGGCGTACCTCGTCTTCGCCACCGAAGACGCCCACCGCGGCCTGAGCTTCCCAGACCAGGAGACCACCGTGAGCGTGGGCGGTAGCGCTCCGTCGCGCCATGCCGTGTGCCTCCGCCCCGACCCCACCGATGCGCGCAGGTTTAGAGACGACAAAGTTATGGACGGCGTCCACGTAAGGGGCCCGGTGCTGCGCGGCGATGGGTGGTGGGAGGTGGAGATGGGGCTGTTGCGCACCCGCGACGAGGCAGCGGCGGGGGAGGAGGTGGCAGTGAGCTTCGAGATATTGGGGTGGTACCCCAAGCGTGGGCTCATCGTGGAAGGCATCGAGTTCAGGCCCATATGA
- the LOC123171114 gene encoding putative F-box/LRR-repeat protein 23 — protein MPLSSSRRRRGHRGPRRRHRSSTRAWAELPLVAISAILHKLDHIEILMGAGQVCRSWRGAARDEPELWRRIDMCFHAELFNQLNLHGMAQAAVRRSKGQCEAFWGEYAGDDDFLLYLGNQAPSLKSLRLISCYDVSNEGFTVAIEKFPLLEELELSLCSNVGEGGVFGVVGKACPQLKRFRQSKHSFFDFEASGYNKDDEALGVATMRELRSLQLFGNNLTNEGLTAILDNCQHLESLDIRHCFNVNMDDALRAKCVRINTVRLPHDSTADYDFQVQEPTWSRYRSDSQGEDDTDADDMEYGFDYDLDSEDYDDYCDPSRYLKGVYEDDLDEEDRMVLRAMRALMK, from the exons ATGCCCTTGTCATcttctcgccgccgccgcggccatcgAGGCCCCCGCCGCCGACACCGCAGTTCGACAAGGGCCTGGGCAGAGCTTCCGCTGGTCGCGATCTCGGCCATTCTCCACAAGCTCGACCACATCGAGATCCTGATGGGGGCCGGCCAGGTGTGCCGCTCCTGGCGCGGCGCCGCACGCGACGAGCCCGAGCTGTGGCGCCGCATCGACATGTGCTTCCACGCCGAGCTCTTCAACCAGCTCAACCTCCACGGGATGGCGCAGGCCGCCGTCCGCCGCAGCAAGGGGCAGTGCGAGGCCTTTTGGGGTGAGTACGCCGGCGACGACGACTTCCTCCTCTACCTCGGCAACCA GGCACCATCTCTCAAAAGTCTTCGACTCATTTCTTGCTATGATGTTTCTAACGAAGGTTTCACAGTTGCGATAGAGAAGTTCCCTTTGCTTGAGGAGCTTGAGCTTTCATTGTGTTCAAATGTGGGTGAGGGTGGTGTGTTTGGGGTTGTTGGCAAAGCATGCCCGCAGCTGAAGCGCTTCAGACAGAGCAAGCATTCATTCTTTGATTTTGAAGCCAGTGGCTACAATAAGGACGATGAAGCCCTGGGGGTTGCAACTATGCGTGAGCTACGCTCTCTGCAGCTCTTTGGCAACAACCTCACCAACGAAGGACTGACAGCCATCCTGGATAACTGCCAGCACCTGGAGTCCCTTGACATTCGTCATTGCTTCAACGTCAACATGGACGACGCCCTGCGAGCAAAGTGTGTCAGGATAAATACTGTGAGGCTTCCACATGACTCAACTGCTGACTATGATTTTCAGGTTCAGGAGCCTACGTGGTCACGTTACCGCAGTGACTCCCAAGGCGAAGATGACACTGATGCTGATGATATGGAGTATGGTTTTGACTATGATCTGGACTCTGAGGACTATGATGACTACTGTGATCCTTCCCGCTACCTTAAAGGCGTCTACGAGGATGACCTTGATGAAGAAGATAGGATGGTTCTTAGGGCTATGCGTGCACTCATGAAATGA